Proteins encoded together in one Diceros bicornis minor isolate mBicDic1 chromosome 18, mDicBic1.mat.cur, whole genome shotgun sequence window:
- the ITGB3 gene encoding integrin beta-3, protein MRARRLWAAVLVLGALAGVGVGGPNICITRGVSSCQQCLAVSPMCAWCSDEALPLGSPRCNLKENLLKDNCAPESIEFPVSDARILEDRPLSDKGSGDSSQITQVSPQRIALHLRPDDSKSFSVQVRQVEDYPVDIYYLMDLSYSMKDDLGSIQNLGTKLASQMRKLTSNLRIGFGAFVDKPVSPYMFISPPEALKNPCYDMKATCLPMFGYKHVLTLTDQVTRFNEEVKKQSVSRNRDAPEGGFDAIMQATVCDEKIGWRNDASHLLVFTTDAKTHIALDGRLAGIVQPNDGQCHVGSDNHYSASTTMDYPSLGLMTEKLSQKNINLIFAVTENVVNLYQNYSELIPGTTVGILSANSSNVLQLIVDAYGKIRSKVELEVRDLPEELSLSFNATCLNNEVIPGLKSCVGLKIGDTVSFSIEAKVRGCPQEKEKSFTIKPVGFKDSLTIQVAFDCDCDCQAQAEPHSHRCNNGNGTFECGVCRCGPGWLGSQCECSEEDYHPSQQDECSPREGQPICSQRGECLCGQCVCHTSDFGKITGKYCECDDFSCVRYKGELCSGHGQCSCGDCLCDSDWTGYYCNCTTRTDTCMSSNGLLCSGRGKCECGSCLCIQPGSYGDTCEKCPTCPDACTFKKECVECKKFNRGALYEKNTCTRYCRDEIESVKELKDTGKDAVNCTYKNEDDCVVRFQYYEDSSGKSILYVVEEPECPKGPDILVVLLSVMGAILLIGLATLLIWKLLITIHDRKEFAKFEEERARAKWDTANNPLYKEATSTFTNVTYRGT, encoded by the exons GGCCCAACATCTGTATCACACGAGGCGTGAGCTCCTGCCAACAATGTCTGGCTGTGAGTCCCATGTGTGCCTGGTGCTCAGATGAG GCCCTGCCTCTGGGCTCACCCCGCTGTAACCTGAAGGAGAATCTGCTGAAGGATAACTGTGCCCCGGAGTCCATCGAGTTCCCTGTCAGTGATGCCAGAATCCTGGAGGACAGGCCCCTCAGTGACAAGGGCTCTGGAGACAGCTCCCAGATTACTCAAGTCAGTCCCCAGAGGATTGCGCTCCACCTGCGGCCAG ATGATTCGAAGAGTTTCTCCGTCCAAGTCCGGCAGGTGGAGGATTACCCCGTGGACATCTACTACTTGATGGACCTGTCTTACTCCATGAAGGATGATCTGGGGAGCATCCAGAACCTGGGTACCAAGCTGGCCTCCCAGATGCGCAAACTCACCAGTAACCTGCGGATTGGTTTCGGAGCCTTTGTGGACAAGCCTGTGTCTCCATACATGTTTATCTCCCCACCAGAGGCCCTTAAAAACCCCTGCTATGA TATGAAGGCCACCTGTTTGCCCATGTTTGGCTACAAACACGTGCTGACGCTAACTGACCAGGTGACCCGTTTCAATGAGGAGGTGAAGAAGCAGAGTGTGTCACGGAACCGAGATGCCCCAGAGGGTGGCTTTGATGCCATCATGCAGGCTACAGTCTGTGAT gagAAGATTGGCTGGAGGAATGATGCATCCCACTTGCTGGTGTTTACCACTGATGCCAAGACCCATATAGCATTGGATGGAAGGCTGGCAGGCATTGTCCAGCCCAATGATGGGCAGTGTCATGTTGGCAGTGACAACCATTACTCTGCCTCCACTACCATG GATTATCCCTCTCTGGGGCTGATGACTGAGAAGCTATCCCAGAAAAACATCAATTTGATCTTTGCAGTGACTGAAAATGTAGTCAATCTCTACCAG AACTATAGTGAGCTTATCCCGGGGACCACAGTGGGGATTCTGTCTGCCAATTCCAGCAATGTCCTTCAGCTCATTGTTGATGCTTATGGG AAAATCCGCTCTAAAGTAGAGCTGGAAGTGCGTGATCTCCCTGAGGAGTTGTCTCTATCCTTCAACGCCACCTGTCTCAACAACGAGGTCATCCCAGGCCTCAAGTCTTGTGTTGGACTCAAGATTGGAGACACG GTGAGCTTCAGCATTGAGGCCAAGGTGCGTGGCTGCCCCCAGGAGAAGGAGAAGTCCTTCACCATCAAGCCTGTGGGCTTCAAAGACAGCCTCACCATCCAGGTCGCCTTCGACTGCGACTGTGACTGCCAGGCCCAGGCTGAGCCTCACAGCCACCGCTGCAACAACGGCAATGGGACCTTTGAGTGTGGGGTGTGCCGCTGCGGGCCTGGCTGGCTGGGGTCCCAGTGCGAGTGCTCGGAAGAGGACTACCACCCCTCCCAGCAGGATGAGTGCAGCCCCCGGGAGGGCCAGCCCATCTGCAGCCAGCGGGGAGAGTGCCTCTGTGGCCAGTGCGTCTGCCATACCAGTGACTTTGGCAAGATCACGGGCAAGTACTGTGAGTGTGATGACTTCTCCTGTGTCCGCTACAAGGGGGAGTTGTGCTCAG GTCATGGCCAGTGCAGCTGTGGGGACTGCCTGTGTGACTCCGACTGGACCGGCTACTACTGCAACTGTACCACGCGCACTGACACCTGCATGTCCAGCAACGGGCTGCTGTGCAGTGGCCGGGGCAAGTGCGAATGTGGCAGCtgcctctgcatccagccaggcTCCTACGGGGACACCTGTGAGAAGTGTCCCACCTGCCCTGATGCCTGCACCTTTAAGAA GGAGTGTGTGGAGTGTAAGAAGTTTAACCGGGGAGCTCTCTACGAGAAAAATACCTGCACCCGTTACTGTCGTGATGAGATTGAGTCTGTGAAGGAGCTTA AggatactggcaaggatgcagtgAATTGTACCTACAAGAATGAGGATGACTGTGTTGTCAGATTCCAGTACTATGAAGACTCCAGTGGAAAGTCCATCCTATATGTGGTAGAAGAGCCAG AGTGTCCCAAGGGTCCTGACATCCTGGTGGTCCTTCTTTCAGTGATGGGGGCCATTCTGCTCATCGGCCTTGCTACTCTGCTCATCTGGAAGCTCCTCATCACCATCCATGACCGGAAGGAGTTTGCTAAAtttgaggaagagagagccagagCAAAATGGGATACA GCCAACAACCCACTGTATAAAGAGGCCACATCCACCTTCACCAATGTCACCTACCGGGGCACTTAA